CTGGGTCTATCCGCTTCGTCAAAGTGGCAGCGCACGGCATCCCTTACCTGGGCGTGCAGGGCATGAAGGTCATCCGCCTCGGTGAATATGTCCACGCCCATGGCCCGGGCGACAAAGCCACCCTCGGGGGCTTCCTCAACGACGAAATGAATTTCGGGCATGGAAGGGCGCCTTTACTTCATTACCCCACCCTCAAAGACATCACCAACATCATTGGCCTGACCGGCGATGCCACGAACCCATATCGCTCGTAAAACGCTTTGGCCTCTTCCGACAAGGCGTGCACAAGCAAGCCACGAATCCCGAGAATCCCGGCCGCGGCCTGGGTGCGCTCCACCGCATCGCGCAACAGCGCAACACCCAGACCCTGTCCCTGCATCGTCCCATCCACCGCCAGTCTGCCCAGCAGGGCCATGGGAATGGGGTCGGGCATATTGCGGCGCAGTCCGGAAGGCGATTCGTTCAGGGCCAGGGCGCCGGATGCCAGACAGTAATAGCCCATCACCCGTTGCGCTTCGTCCGCCACCACGTAGGTGCGGGATGCACCGGATGCCTGGTTGGCGCGCGCCCTGCGTTTCAGCCAGTCATCCAGATTGGTTACACCGCAGGAAAATCCATCCAGGACATGGGCGTCACCCAGTGGCGCCGGGGCCTGGAGCATCAGGCCTTCCAAGGCTGTTTGGCGTTCATCAACCGCGCATAGCCCTCACCCCCCGGCGGCTGGTCGAGCACGGCCAGAAAGTGGTCGTAGGTCTTCCGGTCCACACGCACCAGGGTTTGGTCGAGCAGGGTTTCCTCGGCGGCACGTCGGGCTGCGTCAATCATGAATTCCGACCGGGACTTGCCCTGGCTGCGCGCGGCTTGATCAATGAGGTCACGGATTTCCTCGCGCACGCGGAGGTTCACGGGGCGGGTAACGGATTCGGTATTAACGGGGGTATGCATGGGTCGCCTCAATATGACCGGGTAGGTTTTCATGATACACATTGTGTACCAGTCTGTGGCACATTGATGACTCTGAA
This window of the Thiobacillus sp. genome carries:
- a CDS encoding 2-oxoisovalerate dehydrogenase, translating into MPEIHFVVEEAPEGGFVARAMGVDIFTEADDLHALHAQVRDAVRCHFDEADRPRLIRLHITREELLKTSLG
- a CDS encoding GNAT family N-acetyltransferase — its product is MLQAPAPLGDAHVLDGFSCGVTNLDDWLKRRARANQASGASRTYVVADEAQRVMGYYCLASGALALNESPSGLRRNMPDPIPMALLGRLAVDGTMQGQGLGVALLRDAVERTQAAAGILGIRGLLVHALSEEAKAFYERYGFVASPVRPMMLVMSLRVG
- a CDS encoding DUF1778 domain-containing protein produces the protein MHTPVNTESVTRPVNLRVREEIRDLIDQAARSQGKSRSEFMIDAARRAAEETLLDQTLVRVDRKTYDHFLAVLDQPPGGEGYARLMNAKQPWKA